The Brachypodium distachyon strain Bd21 chromosome 4, Brachypodium_distachyon_v3.0, whole genome shotgun sequence nucleotide sequence TGGCAAAACTCTCACTTCCCTCGTGGAAGAAGCAACCAAGCTGATCTTGATTGAGTAGAGTGAGCATGCATGTGTTCAGTATTCTAAACCAGAACTAACAACTTTGTTTCCTTAATAAAAAGACTTGGTCAAAATACAAAACAGATGTATTGTTGGTGTGCCTGTATTGCATAAATTATAAGTTATTACAGCGCACTTGTGTTCACAGCATGAATCTGTACTGTTAAATCTGCATTAGGATCTATGTGTGCTGGGGTATTCCCCGTTGTATTATCTTGCTGAAAGTGATGTATTTGCTGATTTATTTAAACATAGCTGCCAGAATGACGTCTTGTACTTCACAGATTTTCGATACTTGAATTCCAAATGAGCGCATTACTTCACTCAAAGCTATTTCAACAACTGGCAACTATTACAGGGTACATATAGCAGCACTAACCACTGCTCCCTTTAGTTCTTGATGAAAACCTGGCGATTCATGATTCTTAGAACACAACCTGGTAGCTCATTTCTGGTATAACATACTGATGAAACCCAACAAGATTACAATTATATAAAAATACTTTCGAGAAAAATTCACCGCAGATGACTTTCAAATATCCTAACTAAATACTCAAAATATATAAACTTCCAAAGACAGTGTAGAAAGTCTAGCAAAATATTCAGCGTCACCGTTGGCCACCCAGCCCCCAAGAGCCTCCCTAGTTTCAGGCTCAAAGGATGTGTAGAGACAGCGGATAGCAGTCCGGTTATTCTCTCAGGACACTCCACGGAATGTCAAACAGTAGGGCCGTTGTCGCTAATGCTGAACGAATAAATACCAGGGACTGAAGGAAACAAGGTGCGGCTGGCTGAAGCCAGCTTGTGGCACTGTGAAAAGGAATATTGATGTTTGATATATATTCAGCAGACACCGGTTTCATGCATTCTTCTGTAGCAACTCTACTTCATTGATAGCTTCAATTTTCAACACCGTCTCGCTTCTTCAGAGAATGCTACACAGCCACGAGATACCTCTCTGGCCAACGAATACATCCATTCTGTTAGGCATGCTCAGCCTCTGGGGCCTACACAGCAGGCATTACTAGGGAGTGCGATACGCCCAACAATTAATGTCATCGCTCTGGTTGTTCATGTGCTGGACTTTCTCGCAGTGTACACAGCAGTGTAATTCTGGCATTAGAAAGGTCAACATGGCTGGGTGTGATCCTTTCTCTGATTGTTTCAACAATCATCGACCTCAAGTGGGAGGCAGATGGATCTATTGCCGACTGGAAATGCCGCAAGCAAGGATTGACCCAACCCAAGACCTACTTAGTGTCATCCACTGTAGCACTCAGTATGCTCGCCTGTGTTCTAACCTGAAGGCAATTCTCCTTATTCCGGTGAAACTTAATTTTCCAGTGCATCCTTGTCAGCGAGCAAAACTTTGTCAATCTATCCTCGCCCCACTGCCCACTGGACTGACCATCCTGATCTGGTGGTCGGATGAATAAGCATCAAATTATCCTACATTAATAGGCTGATGATTAACGGAGACCATTCGCTGAAGAATCAATCGACTATATGCTCACCTTATGCGATTAAATAAATAACAAAAAGACAGGCTGTTCACATACTTTGTAGCACAAGAATTGCCTTAGGAAATGAGAGAACGAGACTCCTGAAGTCTTGCAGAACAGATCAGTAAGAAAGGGCAGGCTAGGGTCAACTACTATTTGACAGAACAGGCTTGGCTTCAACTTTCAACTGCTAGTCTATCCATCAGTGGTGGGGGCTGGGCGGTGGTGAACAGAATAGCAAGAAAGGGCAAATTCCTCTGAGGAAGAAACCTGATCACTGCAGGGTGACCGCGCGGCCGAAATTTTCCTCTTGCGGACAAGAAACAGAGACCAGATGCTTTCCGGGCATTCCCACAAACACCTTATGTTCATACGGAAATAGACAGATGCGTACCATTCAGAAGAGACCACCAAGGCGGAGGCTTCCCCCCAGGTGCCTGGGAGGCTCGAGCCATGGAAGAAATCgcggcgcgccgccgacggccgtGCAGAGCGACGGACGAAACCTCCTGTCCTGTTTCCCCGACGGTCTCACAGACTGCCTGCCACTCGACGTCGACGAGGCggcaataataataataacacTACGCCGCACTGTAGCCCAGCCCAACAGAGAAGCCGAATTGCCGGCCCGGATACAGCCCATGGTAAGCCCGATATGAAGAACCTAATAACAAGGCCCGTGTGGAGGATACAGCCCGATAGCTCATCACAGACGTTCGAAATGACGAGGGCCAATGAATCACTTCAACAAACTTATCTTGGCATGCCCACCTGTGTTAGCCGATCTCCAACTGCCTCCTTCAATTTCCTGAATGGATGGTTTGACCGTCCACTGTCTCGTGCCGGTAAAGAAGTCATGCTTAAAGCTGTCATTCAAGTTATTCCCACATATACTATGAGTTGTTTCCAAATTCCTGTTGGAACATGTGAGAATATTCGTCGGATTATTGCTGATTATTGGTGGGACATTGAAGATGGCCGCAAGAAGATGCACCGGAAAAGTTGGGAATGGCTCTCTTCACCAAAGTTTTTAGGTGGAATGGGCTTCCGCGATTTGGTTCTGTTCAATCAGGCTATGCTTGGTCGTCAAGGCTGGTGTCTTCTCACCGAACCTAATTCTCTATGTGCTAGAGTTTTCAAGGGGAGTGTACATTCTGGGATGCTTCGACACCAAGATCTGCCTCCTATACTTGGAGGAGTATTCAATTTGGAATGAAACTGGTCAAGCAAGGTGTGAAATGGACTGTGGGGAATGGAAATCTTATCAGTGTGACTAATGATTCTTGGATACCGTTTCGCACCGCACTCTATCCAGACGCTGCTTCCTGTACCTGGCGACGCTAGAGTTTCAACTCTTCTCAATCAAGAACAGTCCGCCTGGGACACTGATGTGGTCCAGTCTATTTTTTGTGCCAATGTTGCGGATGCCATCTTTCAGATTCCTTTGAGCAGCCAGTCCAAAGAAGATTTAATATCTTGGCCTCATTCGAAATTTGGTTTTTATACTGTGCAATCAGCTTATCGTATTGCTCGGGTGACTAAGTTCTCAGCTGATCGTAGCAGGTCTGGACATGGTTTGTCATCGACTTCGCATGAGGAAGGAAAATTTTGGAAAATGCTGTGGGATGTTGATGCGCTGGGAAAGATGAAGATTAATCTATGGCGTTTTGCCCACGACTGTCTTCCTTGTGGGCTACAGCTGCATCGGCGTCACATTCCTGCATCTGATGTATGTGCTCATTGCAATTGTGTGGAGAGCGCTGAACATGCTTTTCTATTATGTCCTTTTGCAGCTGAAGTTTGGCGGGCTATTAAAGTTGAGGTTGTTCTGCATCTGGACCGGAAGAATTTCTCCTCTTGCAAAAGATGGGTCTTCAATTTCATGGCGAGGTCTTCTCCAAGGCAACAATCTGTCCTTGCAGTTGTCTTTTGGCATATTTGGGACGCCCGCAATGCTGCGCGGAATGGTGAAGCACTCCGCTCGCCTTGGTCTGTTGCCCTTCAAGCATCAGCATATCTCGACATGATTGATCTCCATCTTGTAAAATCCTCCAATAGGCGTGAGTCCATGCCTCCTGCTCTTCGCTGGACTCCGCCGCCGACAGGTTCTCGTGCGATGAATGTCGATGCTGCACTGTTTATTTCTTCTAGGAAGATGGGTGTGGGAGTTGTCATCAGAGATCACAGAGGCTCATGTGTTTTTGCTTGCAGTGAGCTTCGGGATGATGTGATTATCCCTGAGCTGGCGGAGGCTTTTGCCATGCGTCGTGCTGTCAAGTTGGCTATGAATGAGGGCTTCACAAATCTTTGCATTCAATCTGATTGCCTTTCTCTGGTGCAACGTCTTCATTCTTCGACACCGGATCGTAGTTCAATTGGTGTGGTGGTGCAAGACATCAAGTCTCAAGCTTCTACCTTGTCGTCTGCTGTCTTCATTCATGTTAATCGTACTTGTAATGTTGCGGCACATATTTTAGCTCGCTCTGCGGAGCATATTGTATCTCGTGTTTTCAGGTTTAGTACACCGGATTGCATCCGGGAGACTTTGTATTATGATATTTCGTAATCAATAAAGTGTCGTATTTccctcacaaaaaaaagaaatgacaaGGGCACCAAATTAGGaatccctccgtccaacaaagaatgatgtctcaactttgactaaatttcaattcatctatacactaagtcatgtctagatacattcaaattttaacaaatttaagacatcttttgttggacagagggagtatcatgTTTCTGCAGCATTTTACAGGTTTTGGCACGGATGGAGACACTTCTCTTCCAGTAAACATAACACTTAATGGTAATAACATATCCAAAATAAATTGACAACAAAGCACATTGTTTGCAGAAAAATATAAAGAAGACACGACAGTATTATATAACTTGAAcccgaaaaaaaattggagtcCACCAAGATTGATCAACCAAAGTGATCCTATTTGTACATCGACTTACCACATACAAGTGAGATAGGCTCACTTCCTCACTGTTTACAGGTTGGCGCCGGGTCTGGTAAATAGTTTCTCTTCCGCGGCCTCGATCCGGTGCCAGGCAATTGCTATGTGTGCACCATTCCAGCACTCAAGTAAGCTGGCCGCTGAGGCATAGGCAACGCAGCAGCATTCTGATGGCTTAGCATCAGAAAAACCTCCTGCATGGTGGGCCGGTTCGCCGGATCCTCCTCCACGCACAACAATGCAATCTGGATGCATGTTGTTATCTCCGTGGTATGAGGCACTGGCACGTTGCGCAAGTGCGAATCGACGAGCTTCATCAATTTTCCTGCTCTCCACAACTCCCAGGCCTGAGGGTTATAGATGGCGACTTCAATACCAATTGCAGAATTGTGGTACtctctccatccaacaaaagatgtctcaagtttgtcaaaatttggatgtatctagatgtgacTTAGTGTATCGATGCATTcaagttaaagttgagacattctttgttggacggagggagtattagatgAATGTGACATGTCGTTTCATGACTAACAATTGTCATTAATATCTTGCAGAAGTTGAAAAAGAGGTTTTAGACCGCAACATTTCTTTTTCACAACCCTCAGACTATTGCTGCTAGTTTTAGAGAAGATGAGGAACTCATATGCACATTTTTACAGCCGCCTTTAGACTACATGAATGATTAAAAAAGTATTACTTACCCTCTTATTCAGAAATCCATAATCACCTCCACCTGAGAGTGAGAAGCACCTTTTGCCACTGATGATCTCAAGAAGTAATGCTCCAAATCCATAAACGTCTGACTTAATAGAGAAAAGAACTCTTTCCCGATACTCCGGAGCAATAAAACCACTGaaacatggaaaaaaaatggatgtatatatttcAGTACAGAAAAGAAAGGGGGGAGATTAAAGGGAGCTTCGTGTGATGTCAACATGCATACATATGATATACCAGGAAGGATTCAGACATCTTACGTCGAGCCCACTATGCGGTCGGCAAACTCTTTATCCAAACCAGGATTATACGTCCTAGCTATGCCAAAATCAGATATCTTGGGGTTCATATCAGAATCCAAGAGAATGTTACTTGGTTTTAAATCTCCATGTATAATGTATAGCCCACACTGTTTATGAAGATACACAAAGTCCTTCAGCTACCCCTTTCATTATTTGGGAGCGTGTGGGCCAGTCAAGGTTGGCCCTTGTTGTTCTTGTACCTACAAATTTTATGCCCAAGGAGATTATTAATGAATCACAGAAGATCTCGGGAAAAAATCAACGTAAAGTAACTAGAGGTGAACACATACCAGAGATGAAGGTATCAAAGCTTCCATTGGCCATATATTCATAGACCAAAATTCTCTCCGCCCCATGAATGCAGCATCCCAAAAGTTTGACAATATTTGTGTGCTGGAGCTTTGTCAGAAAGGAAATCTCATTTTCAAACTCCAAATTTCGGAAATCCAGCTGATTAGGTGATAAAGGAACTTCAAGACGTCTTTTCACGGCAACGTCAAGTCCATCATGTAATCGACCCTGAACACAAACAATAAATCCAGATGATCAATCTTTACGaacaaacttcttctcttctggCAATTATGATACTGGCACCCGTGATTTGACCGACCATCTTATTTACAATATCTGTACCATAAGTTACAAATTTAGCGAATAATACAAGACACTGAATAGAGGCGGGAaagacttttttttcttttgacgaAGCAACCATCAACGGGTTATTTATTGTGAGAAAagcggtaaaaaaaaagaaaataccgCCCGCAGGAAGTGGCCTCGTTAATAGGGAAAACCAGGCCGATACCAGAACaataaaaagaaacacaaagaaaaaaagacgCTAGAGCTAGGTGGGGTTCAGAGGATTAGAAAACTAAGGAACATGAATTGTTACTTAAGTACAGTATCAAAGTCTAGGATGTCAAACACTGTAAAGCAAGCATATTCATTACCTTGTAAATGCAGCCAAAGGTACCTTGTCCAATCTGGTTTGCATGAGAAAAACTGTTGGTCGCATCCAACAACTGGGAGAAATTAAATTTGACGGACCCTGTGAAGAAATGAAAAGTTTGAGACTCGAGATGGCATTCTAAACTCATGTAGTTGCAGATAACCTTTTTACTGCATTGCACAATACAATAGTATTGAGCATCATCCCAGTAAATATCATAATACAATAACATTAAGTGAAGggtaaacttttttttttactttaaacTGTAAGAGTTGTGCGATTGCAGTCTGGCAGTATATACATATAAAATTTTTACGAAGTGAGATACCAAAGTGCGACCTTCGAGGATCGAACTCTGGTGGGCTGCCAGCACACCTGGCTGCCTGACCACCCAAGCTATGCTTGGTTCTCATGGAGGGTAAGCTTTAACAATGATATCGAGTTAATTTCATTTGTACTATGATACATGAACTGGACTTTAGTTTCAATGTCGAGACAAATTATGTGTGTAGCTCAGCCGTACCTTTATGACCAGTGGCCCTATGAATTGTACGTGACTCCTTTAGATGTCCACAGCAACGGTGCCTCATTctattttgtttggttgaaaATGCTCCGAAAACATTTGAAGAGCCTATAGAGAACCTCATTTAAGATTTGCTGTGTCGCGGATAGAAATAGCTGAGAAATGAACTTTTAAGGATAAGATGTCCCTCTATAAGCAGTAAATGAGTCTTCTGAAAATacctgcttgcttgctttcaTTTACAGTAAATTGCTCATTTACTGCATGAACTCTTTCAAACTTGCCACAAACTTCAATCCTGCCGTTACAGAACAGTAAAAGTAATCCATGTTTTTATATGTAAGGAACTATTTTATAGAATATAATGTGGCCAGTGAATTATATTATGACTATGTAATGAAGAAAGACGTCATCTTTATATGCTACAGATACAGATCATGATTAGTAAAGAGGTTGAATCATGTGCTTTTTTACATGGACTTTACACATAACTAACTCTCTCACGTACAAAACCGACCCAAAATATTCCAAACCACATGGTTTTGGCAGACTAGCTTTATTTGTATGTACTTTGCAATTGCAAGAATATAACCAGATCACTCTGGATGCCAACTGCTGGAAGTGGAAGGACCACACTTACTGTATGGAATTCACTATGATTAAGGTTCGACATTTAACTATGATTGATTTGATTGAAGGTACAAGGGACCACACTTACTGGATGGGGGCTTccttaatactccctccgtcccatattaagtgactcaaatttgtccaaatatagatgtatctatgcgtaaaaagcgtctagatacatgtaatagaaggTACTTAAtacaggacggagggagtacaaattatCAAAAATTACATTGCAAGTCTCAGATAGGGAAAACATGAGTGCTAAAAATTTAGAACTCGCCCGCTGCATTGAGATTTGTAGTACAGAAGAATGGATTGCAACGAGACACGCATGCATACtgaaatttttttaaaggaataCAAATCACCAAATGGATATTATTCCCTGGTATTAACTCCATAAGTAAGCATTACAAAAGTCACCCATGAGTTGCCAACTGAACTGAATGTCTGATATTATTTTCAGAGATCTTGTTGGCTCCTTAATCAAATTCATAGGAACGTTATTCAGATTGGATATATGTTATACTGAAGAGATAAATATGTATAACCTTGCATCACCAGATGAGCAACTAGTAGCATGGTGGCTTGAACAACCTGAAAGCAACCTTGGCACCTCTTCTGCGGTCTGCAATAGCAACATAATAGGTAATTGCTAAAGTATCATTTCTAAGGATCACGAAAGATTATAAGTAGTTGAGGGAAATATCATTAGTGTAACTGATAAGTTCAAGTTCCAAGAAATGCATGGTGAATGTGTGTACTAGACTACTAGTTAGCTTGAACCGTTTCTGCAAGTTTATAACTGTGGGTAAGTATTCCCCTGAGACTTATGTGAGCATGTCAAACTTACGCCCAATTTCTTTCCCCTGAGTTCCTCACATGCACTTTGTGAAAAATAAACCATGTTTACAATTGCTTGTACATCATTAATAGTAATTATGATGCCCCAATTATGGAAAGTAATAAACCAATTATGCTATCATACATTCATACCTGGGATTGAAAAGGCCGTATGGCATTCAGAATTTGGTCCGTTTGATCCGCGGTGTCGATGTGGCTGATGAGAGGAAAGAGCAGGAGATAGGAGTCTATCCTATTCTGAACAACACGAAGCTGATCGGCCTGCTTCCGACCCATCAAGATCTGGTACATATAGTTGCTGTTCTGGCAGGATTTGATGAGCATGTAGGCTTCACATAGGATGTCCTCAAGAACCTCCAGCAGGCTCCTGGCCTCTGGCTGACGCATCTTTCCTGAACTTTGCAGCCTCTTCAGCAGGTCGCCGATCATCTGTGTGCGGTGAGCGAGCTGCTGGCAGGTCTTCTTGTTGTGGCGGACCGTCTGAGCTGCTTGCACAATCATCAGAACGAGCTTCACCGCGTCCACTCCTGCAGGCTGCACGACATCCATGTTCTCTCTGCTTGCTTCCTGGACGGGCCAGCAATCAGATTTCTAAGGATTCATTCTCCTGCGAGAACAAGATCGATCTTTGGACTTTGGGAACAAAGTCAACAGACCCCAATTAGCTGctctgaaaaagaaaagagaccCCAACAACTGTGTAGTAGATGGTAACGCTCATCAGCCAGTGGAAGACTTGTGAGTGTCtagaaaacaaaggaaaacaaTGACCATAAGCTCGAACCTATCCTCCACAAGAGGGTCCCATGACCTTAGAAATTCCAAAGCTATGATGGTGTCACTTCTGAGACCAGGGCAGAGACCGCATAGAGTTGCCATCGCGGATGTCATTTTCACCAGGACGATGCCATTTCAACACGGTAAGGAACGGCACAAAGCTATGCACTTGCAGATACAGTAGCTAAGAAGCAGCGATCGAAGCTTCTCATCACGGGCACCTTTTGCTCTGAATTGTGTGACAGGGTAGGGGCCGAGTTCACCTGACGGTTCTGCGCGGGGAATTGGGGACCCTTTCAGCCACCGGCGACGCAGCATCCCCACGGGCACCTTCTGCTCGCCTGTGCGCGCACAGCGTGATGCACAGGAGGAGAACACACAGACGACAGCCGGTGTTGAAGCATCCTCATATGTCAGACGGcgagcgccgccggcgagttttttgtttttttggcaATGGTGGTGGGCGAGTTCGCAGCTAGAGATGGAATAACCCAAACTGTGGCCCAGCCCAACAGTGGGAGACGAATCACCGGGTAGGCCCGAATGAAATTATCAGCCCGTTAAACAAAAATCGATATCAGAGTAGGAGTAGTACTgcccgctcaaaaaaaaaggtaggaGTAGTACTGTATTTACTTAGGATCCTAATATGGTCACATAAACTCTACATTGATTAATGATGTAAATGTTGGTCAAAACCATGGTATATATTAATAATGTGTAGAGTATTTTTTAGTCAAAATACTGTACTAACAAATCAAACCGTCTTATATATCCGAACAGAATGAGTATTAATTATGTAATACGAGTATAAAATGATAAAATAAATCACTATATAACTATGCCTTACCTCCTCAAAAAGAGGCCTTTGCAAACAAAGGGAGTATAAAATCGAATAGCTTGTTCTGTACATACAAGGAGTAGATTATGTTCTTGCTTCTACTGTTTTTCAGATAATGCATGGGCTCTTTCTAGCTTCTACTACCAGTTGGAACTGTTGATTTGTTCTATAGCCTAAATAAAAGCTGGCAGTAAATTTTTGtctaaattttgaaattgttgatGTTTGTTCAGAATGCATATCAATGTGAAAACCCCGACTGGCAGGACAATCTGCCTCAAGGTCCACAGATCAGACACATTGTACAGCATCAAGGCAAAGATCCAGGAACAACACTGCCTTGTCTTTAATGGAGTGCAGCTAGATCAGGACAACCTTATGCTGGCTGATTTTATGATATCGAGCACGGATCCATGCTTGACCTCCAAGAAAAGATGCAGATCTACGTGATGGAGACGCTAGTTGGCAGGAAAATAGCTCTCGAGGTTGATAGCTTGGAACCATTGACAAGGTTAAGTCCAGAATTCAGGATTGGGAAGGGTTTCCCAAGGGTAAGCAGTGCCTCATCTTTGGCAACAAGCAGCTGGACAACGATGAGCTTACCTTGGCTGACCATAACATTTGGAAGGGGTCCACCCTTCTCCTTGTCCTCCAGCAGTCTCGGCCGAGAGGTTCGACAATGCGCATCTATGTGAAGCCGTTAACGGGAAAAGTCATCCCTCTTGACGTTGAGGACTCGGATACCGTTGATCTATGTGAATGATGGTATTCCACTGGCACAGCAGCGCCTCGTCTTTGCTGGCAGGGCTTGAAGTCCAGCACACCCTGGCATACTATAACATTAAGGAGGCGGCGACCATCCATTTGAGGCTCTGCCTTTGTGGCTGTTGATGAGATGGATGCTATGGTTGTCCTTTTTGGCTGCAGTCTTTTTTCCAGTCTTATTTTATCAGTCCAACTATTGTTGCACTCTTGTTTCCAGTCGTATGATATCAGTAAAACTATAATTAATTGTAGTAGGTTAATGTGTTTACTAGTACTTATCAGGAGAAAAGCGTGAGCCTTTATGTTAAGCGTGAGATGGATTACTTGGATGTTGTATGCTTACATATACAGTAGATGACAAGTCTGAATTTCTGTAGCTGATCTTGGTACTAGGCTGTCAACAGCACAATCCTTCCACGGCTTTGGTAGCGGACTGATCgggtatgcatgcatggatcagGAGTAATTCACTACCACAGACAGGAATATCCCTGTCGGCCAAGAACCGACAGGAAAAATATGATTTCCCGACAGGAATAGAACTCCTGTGGGTCGCCCGACAGGAAAAAGGGATAGTCGAAAATGTCTGTGTATTGGCCGACAGGAGATAATTTCCTGTCCGCTACTCCCGTCAGCCACCGACAGGAATATAATCCGTCGCCAGGTCCAGGCTTGTCAGCTCAAGGGATTTTCCTGTCGGGTATTCCCGTCAGTCACCGACAGGGATAGAATCCGTCGTCAGATCTCTTGTCAGGTTGAGAAATTTTCCTGTCGAAGTCACACACAGGGATAtgtgtttttgattttttttaataatttaaTGAAAATAGTGTATTTCTGCTTAATAGCCAATTCAATACAATTTATACAACAGAAATACTCGTCAGGCCTAACTGACATGAAAATGGACAGGCTGACAGTAAAATGGCCTTCTTTTTGGGTTTAAAAAATTGCAATATTTCA carries:
- the LOC100829732 gene encoding uncharacterized protein LOC100829732, whose product is MDVVQPAGVDAVKLVLMIVQAAQTVRHNKKTCQQLAHRTQMIGDLLKRLQSSGKMRQPEARSLLEVLEDILCEAYMLIKSCQNSNYMYQILMGRKQADQLRVVQNRIDSYLLLFPLISHIDTADQTDQILNAIRPFQSQTAEEVPRLLSGCSSHHATSCSSGDARIEVCGKFERVHAVNEQFTVNESKQAGSSNVFGAFSTKQNRMRHRCCGHLKESRTIHRATGHKGSVKFNFSQLLDATNSFSHANQIGQGTFGCIYKGRLHDGLDVAVKRRLEVPLSPNQLDFRNLEFENEISFLTKLQHTNIVKLLGCCIHGAERILVYEYMANGSFDTFISGTRTTRANLDWPTRSQIMKGVAEGLCVSS